A genome region from Pontibacillus halophilus JSM 076056 = DSM 19796 includes the following:
- a CDS encoding YczE/YyaS/YitT family protein codes for MIRRLFYYISGIGILTFGISLAVLSSLGTSPFDALLVGMYRTLGLSIGSWEIIIGLTMIGCNAIIQKKKPELWAIFTSLVTGVGIDGWMHLLGPMFQAISIEEKVILLISSVVLSSLGIAVYVKADFALIPIDRLMLVLSERLPLGIGTIRLGIGLLLVLIALFVNGPIGVGTVLNAVVAGYLIQFFLHVLNRHDYNQASNAKSIS; via the coding sequence ATGATAAGGCGTCTATTCTATTACATAAGTGGGATCGGAATTCTAACGTTTGGGATATCCTTAGCCGTACTTTCGAGTTTAGGGACATCGCCTTTTGATGCACTACTAGTTGGGATGTACCGGACTCTTGGCCTGAGCATTGGGAGTTGGGAGATTATCATAGGTTTAACGATGATTGGTTGTAACGCAATAATTCAAAAGAAGAAGCCGGAATTGTGGGCAATCTTCACTTCATTGGTTACAGGGGTTGGGATAGACGGTTGGATGCATCTCCTGGGACCAATGTTTCAAGCGATTTCAATAGAAGAAAAGGTGATCCTATTAATAAGTAGCGTCGTCTTAAGTAGTCTCGGGATTGCTGTCTACGTTAAAGCTGATTTTGCTTTAATTCCCATTGACCGTTTAATGCTTGTATTATCTGAACGGCTCCCTTTGGGGATAGGTACCATTCGTCTCGGAATTGGCCTACTACTGGTGCTCATTGCTCTGTTTGTGAATGGCCCTATAGGGGTAGGCACCGTCTTAAATGCAGTAGTTGCCGGTTACCTCATACAATTCTTTCTCCATGTTCTTAATAGACATGACTATAACCAAGCGTCTAATGCAAAGTCAATTTCTTAG